In Amphiura filiformis chromosome 2, Afil_fr2py, whole genome shotgun sequence, one DNA window encodes the following:
- the LOC140139597 gene encoding uncharacterized protein, producing MKSRTTVNASRADVQQRYDPALFQLSLSLHHAERETKLLSKGLGFCPKPQNLDKMQLLEDMDSFYRRLRLRNHFFDDSNASDTSDNESDPLPSHNFKKKSSWQPRSRDPTLECFIKAVDNEIETFKEPRDVRDNLSKHERLALESLQKREDIIIKEADKGSAVVVMNKSDYIDKAMEHLSDTNFYTKLDHDPTSEITEKVTDTIHSLSGNGCIDDDTYEYLIPEHPTAGLPSYAKDTTDFLNKLDSLKDIPNDSILVSLDVKGLYTNIPHDDGITACKEALDNRTNKTPSTDDLINLLELTLKSNNFVFNDEHYLQTSGTAMGAKFSPSYANIFMGWHEGTLLNTSAFKPLVWYRYIDDIFMIWTHSKDELEQFINHANQIHPSIKFTSDYSPSQVNFLDVVVKLSEGQIHTDLYSKPTDKHTYLLPTSCHPRHCTRNIPYSLALRLRRICSDESAFQHQAETLKQQLINRGYQEDNISNQITKAASTTRENSLKYKTKSKSKRVPLVVTYHRKLPHLSGIIRKHWHMIETNPRLHKALPEVPLISYKRPPNLRKHLVKAKVHKNSNIDPKTDNGCKPCQKPRCKNCAFMQVTSTFSNKNRIKCYTVRQEVTCSTNNVVYLIEHVECAKCNIQYVGETGNNIRERMRNHRCTIKHHAKHIDKPVAVHFSLPDHSIDDVKVMVIESLGRQSKFRRQQREKFWINKLHSLQPKGLNLIE from the exons ATGAAATCAAGGACAACAGTGAATGCCAGCAGAGCAGATGTGCAGCAGCGTTACGATCCTGCTCTGTTTCAATTGTCGCTTTCGCTTCATCACGCAG AAAGGGAAACCAAACTTCTATCGAAAGGTCTAGGCTTTTGTCCCAAACctcaaaatcttgataaaatgcAGCTTCTTGAAGACATGGATTCTTTCTATAGGCGCTTAAGACTACGCAATCATTTCTTCGATGATTCGAATGCTAGTGATACCTCTGACAATGAGTCAGACCCTCTTCCTTCTCACAACTTCAAGAAGAAATCTTCTTGGCAGCCTAGGTCTCGTGATCCCACTTTAGAATGTTTCATCAAGGCTGTTGacaatgaaattgaaacattCAAAGAACCTCGCGACGTTCGTGACAATCTTTCCAAACATGAACGCTTAGCACTCGAATCATTGCAGAAAAGGGAAGACATTATCATCAAAGAAGCTGACAAGGGTTCGGCAGTGGTAGTCATGAACAAATCGGACTACATTGATAAAGCCATGGAACATCTCTCTGATACCAATTTCTACACCAAACTTGATCATGACCCTACATCagaaattactgaaaaggtaacCGACACCATTCATAGTCTCTCGGGAAATGGTTGTATTGATGACGACACTTATGAATACTTAATTCCTGAGCACCCGACTGCTG GATTACCTTCTTATGCCAAGGACACCACCGACTTCCTCAATAAACTTGACAGCTTGAAGGACATTCCTAATGATAGTATTTTGGTTTCACTTGATGTTAAAGGCCTATACACTAACATCCCTCATGATGACGGCATAACGGCATGTAAAGAAGCTCTAGATAACCGTACCAACAAGACACCGTCCACAGATGATCTTATAAACCTACTTGAACTTACTCTAAAATCAAACAACTTTGTCTTCAACGATGAACATTATCTACAGACTTCTGGCACAGCTATGGGGGCCAAGTTCTCTCCTTCTTATGCCAACATTTTTATGGGATGGCATGAAGGAACTCTTCTCAACACGTCTGCGTTTAAACCACTTGTTTGGTATCGCTACATAGATGACATATTCATGATATGGACTCATTCCAAAGACGAACTTGAACAATTTATTAATCATGCCAACCAAATCCACCCATCAATCAAGTTCACCAGTGATTATTCACCTTCTCAAGTTAATTTCCTGGATGTTGTTGTTAAATTATCAGAGGGACAGATCCACACTGATTTATATAGCAAACCCACAGACAAGCATACCTATCTGCTACCCACAAGCTGTCACCCAAGGCACTGCACTCGTAATATCCCTTACAGTCTCGCTCTACGGCTACGTCGCATTTGCTCAGATGAAAGTGCTTTCCAGCACCAAGCTGAAACCCTTAAACAACAGCTTATAAATCGTGGTTACCAGGAAGACAACATTTCTAACCAAATCACTAAAGCTGCTTCAACCACGCGCGAAAATTCTCTTAAATACAAaaccaaatcaaaatcaaaacgtGTCCCCCTCGTGGTTACATATCACCGCAAACTTCCACATTTGTCAGGGATCATCAGGAAACACTGGCACATGATCGAGACTAACCCTCGCTTACACAAAGCCCTTCCCGAAGTTCCCCTCATTTCATACAAGAGACCACCCAACCTGAGAAAACATCTTGTTAAGGCCAAAGTTCACAAAAATTCAAATATAGATCCCAAGACTGATAATGGCTGCAAACCTTGTCAGAAACCACGATGCAAAAACTGCGCCTTTATGCAAGTCACCAGCACTTTCAGTAACAAAAATCGGATCAAATGCTATACCGTAAGACAAGAAGTTACTTGCAGTACCAATAATGTTGTTTAtctcattgaacatgttgaatgcgcCAAATGTAACATTCAGTATGTGGGTGAAACTGGTAATAATATAAGAGAAAGAATGCGTAACCACAGATGTACCATCAAGCACCACGCCAAACACATAGACAAGCCAGTTGCCGTGCACTTTTCCCTTCCAGATCATAGCATCGATGATGTCAAAGTCATGGTCATTGAATCACTTGGTCGCCAATCCAAATTTAGACGTCAGCAGCGCGAGAAATTCTGGATCAACAAACTTCATTCCCTTCAACCCAAAGGCCTTAATCTTATTGaatag
- the LOC140139608 gene encoding G-protein coupled receptor GRL101-like, with product MIDNNTFFGFPTQTVIVVSQSEICECYLASDNCKAVEVRSPYLTCGRLLSSRVLLGFMWLIGLNAIVGNLFVLFREKTKEEKGKVQIFLLSNLALSDLLMGLYMLIIASADIYFGEYFPMQAESWRTGVMCRIVGAMSILSSEASVFFVTLISIDRFMNIRFPYSSRKLRQKSSAITVAILWMISFALGVIPSIFSGKNFKFYENSHVCIGLPLAQIERFEIKNTSFTKIELENNIYGLHLYDKSESLGYVPGFYYASTIFLGLNGICIIVILMCYVHIVRSVKKSSKRAGRDLGMKDQIKLTAKVSAIILTDFFCWAPIVVLGILVQSGIMTLPSSVFAWSVSIILPMNSAINPYLYTIAALISKYRKQRKQRKQLETPHVENKRPWDQKLLRQTPPDESLQKTQPVSTNQRSLYSPQDMELQTLSSAQHADAEGEANDSKEAEANI from the coding sequence ATGATAGATAACAATACATTTTTCGGCTTTCCAACGCAGACTGTAATTGTGGTAAGCCAATCAGAAATATGTGAATGTTATCTGGCAAGTGATAATTGTAAAGCAGTAGAGGTAAGATCGCCATATTTGACATGCGGTAGATTATTGTCTAGTAGAGTGTTGTTGGGTTTTATGTGGCTCATTGGTTTGAATGCAATTGTTGGGAATCTGTTTGTTTTATTCAGGGAAAAAACAAAAGAGGAAAAAGGTAAAGTTCAAATATTTCTGCTAAGCAATCTGGCGCTGTCTGATTTACTTATGGGACTCTATATGCTTATCATTGCATCCGCTGATATCTACTTCGGTGAATATTTTCCTATGCAAGCTGAGTCCTGGAGAACTGGTGTCATGTGCAGAATTGTTGGCGCAATGTCAATACTATCCAGTGaagcttctgttttctttgtAACATTGATAAGCATTGATAGATTCATGAACATTCGATTTCCTTACTCGAGTCGCAAATTAAGACAAAAATCATCAGCTATAACTGTTGCAATTCTTTGGATGATTTCCTTCGCTTTAGGAGTGATTCCCTCTATTTTTTCAGGAAAAAACTTCAAGTTTTATGAGAACTCTCACGTGTGCATCGGACTTCCTCTTGCGCAGATTGAAAGATTCGAAATCAAGAATACATCATTTACGAAAATAGAATTGGAGAATAATATTTACGGATTACATCTCTATGATAAATCTGAATCTCTTGGTTATGTTCCTGGTTTTTATTATGCATCGACAATATTTCTCGGTCTTAATGGCATCTGCATTATTGTTATACTGATGTGTTATGTACATATTGTACGATCtgtcaaaaagtcatcaaaacgAGCAGGACGTGATCTAGGTATGAAAGATCAGATCAAACTGACTGCCAAAGTCTCTGCCAtaattctcacagatttcttttgttgggctcCAATTGTTGTGCTTGGGATATTGGTGCAAAGTGGGATAATGACTCTGCCCTCTTCGGTATTCGCATGGTCTGTTTCAATTATTTTACCCATGAATTCTGCTATCAACCCATATTTATACACCATTGCGGCACTTATCAGCAAGTATCGCAAACAGCGCAAACAGCGCAAACAGCTTGAAACTCCCCACGTTGAAAACAAGAGACCATGGGATCAGAAGCTTTTAAGACAAACACCTCCGGATGAAAGTCTGCAAAAGACACAACCTGTGTCTACAAATCAGAGATCGCTGTATAGTCCTCAAGACATGGAGCTACAAACTTTATCCAGTGCTCAACATGCTGACGCTGAAGGAGAGGCTAATGACTCTAAAGAAGCCGAGGCAAACATATAA